GAAGTTGCGGTAGCCCCAGTAGTGGCCGATGCCGTTGACGATGCCGGCGGCGGTGATCGGGATCCAGAGCATCTGCACCGCCCACACGGTCAGGCCGATGGCACCGAACAACGCCACGTCCAGCAGCAGCATCAGCGTCACGCCGAGGGCGCTGAAGCGCGAATACAGGTTCCGCTCGATCCAGTCGTCGGGGGTTCCCAGCCCGTACTTGGCCATCGTCTCCTGGTTCTTCGCCTCCGCGCGATAGAGCTCGGCGCCGCGCCACAGCACGGTGTCGATGCCACGCGTCTGCGGGCTGTGCGGGTCGTCCGGCGTCTCGCACTTGGCGTGGTGCTTGCGATGGATGGCAACCCACTCCTTGGTCACCATGCCCGTGCCGATCCACAGCCAGAAGCGGAAGAAGTGCGAGGGAATCGGCCCCAGCTCCATGGCGCGGTGCGCCTGGGTGCGGTGCAGGAAGATGGTGACGGCGGCGATGGTGACGTGCGTGGTGGCGAGCGTGTACAGCACGATCTCCCACCACGACAGGTTCCACAGGCCGTGGGCCAGCCAGTCGATCGCCGTGTCCAGCACGGCCCACTCGGGAAGCAACATACGTTCGGGGGTCTTTCAGGCAAGGGGCGGCGGGGCGCCGCACCCATCAGATTGATTTTAGGCAACTCGGTTCCTGGTGGCACGCTATTTCCCTGCCAAGCGCCAGGGACCGCCCCGCAGAGCGACTTTGTGCCGCCGCTGCGCCGGCAGCCCGCTGCCCTGGCCCGGCCTTACGGCCGGGCTTCAGGCCCTCTGCCAAGCGGCGGCGAAGAAGCCGTCGGTGCCATGCCGGTGCGGCCACAGCCGCAGGTACTGGTCGCCGGCCGAACCGCCACTGGTCAGGCGATCGCCGGCAATGCCCAGGTGCTGCAGGATGCCGGCCACCGGCAAGGGGCTGAATCCCGGCATGTCGGCGCTGAACGCCTGCGCGATGGCTTCGTTCTCATCGGGCAGCAGGCTGCAGGTGGCATAGACCAGCCGGCCGCCCGGCTTGAGCAGGCGGGCTGCGCTGCGCAGGATGGCCGCCTGCAGCTGGGCCATTTCCTGCACGACCTGCGGCCCCTGGCGCCACTTCAGGTCGGGATTTCGGCGCAGGGTGCCCAGGCCGGAACAGGGCGCATCCACGATCACCCGGTCGATCTTGCCGGCCAGCCGCTTGATGCGGTCGTCGCGCTCGTGGGCGATCGCAGCCGGGTGCACGTTGCTCAGCCGGCTGCGCGCCAGCCGCGGCTTGAGCGCGTCGAGCCGGTGGGCCGAGGTGTCGAAGGCATAGAGCCGGCCGGTGTTGCGCATCGCCGCGCCGAGCGCCAGCGTCTTGCCGCCGGCGCCGGCGCAGAAGTCCACCACCATCTCGCCGCGCCGCGCCTCCAGCAGCAGGGACAGCAGTTGCGAGCCCTCGTCCTGGACTTCGATGGCGCCGCGGGCGAAGGCGTCCAGCCGCGCCAGCGCGGGCTTGCCGTCCAGGCGCAGGCCCCAGGGCGAATACGGCGTGGGCGCCGCCTGCAGCCCGGCCAGCTCCAGCTCATGCCGCACGTCCTCCCGCTTGTCAGTCAGGACGTTGACGCGCACGTCCAGCGGCGCCGGCTGGTTCAGGCTCTCGGCCAGTGCCTGGAACTCGTCGCCGAGCTGCTGGCGCAGCGGCTGGGCCAGCCACTCGGGCAGGTTGTGGCGGTGCGGCTCCAGCAGCTCGGCCGGCTGGACGGCGTCGCAGGCATCCAGCCAGCGCTTTTCCGCCTCGTCCAGCGCGGACTTGAGGAAGTCGCGATCGCCGTGGAAGCCCAGGATCGCCAGCCGCCGGGCCCGGGAGCCGGAGCCCGAGCGCGCCAGGTGCTCGAACAGCAGCTTGCGGCGCAGCACGGCATAGACGGTCTCGGTCAGCGTCGCGCGCTCGCGCGGCCCGAGGTTGCGGTGCTCGCGAAACCAGCGCGACACCACCGCATCGGCCGGGTGTTCGAACTTCAGGACCTGCTCCAGCAGGTCGCTGCAGGCTTGCAGCAGCGCCTTGGGGTGCATGGCTCAGGCTCCCGCGCGCAGCAGCGACTCGATCGCCCGCGGGTAGATCCGGTGTTCCTGCGTCAGCACGCGCGCTGCCAGCGACTGCTCGGTATCGCCGGGCAGCACCGGCACGACCGCCTGCTCGAGGATGGGGCCGAAGTCCAGCTCGGCCGTGACCTGGTGCACGCTGGCGCCGGCCACCCGGCAGCCCGCCTCCAGCGCCCGCCGGTGCGTGTGCAGACCCGGAAAGGCCGGCAGCAGCGAGGGATGGATGTTGATCAGCCGGCCCTGGTAGCGCGCCACGAAGCCGGGCGTCAGGATGCGCATGAAGCCGGCCAGCACGACCAGGCCGGGCTGGTGCCGGTCGATGGCGGCAGCCAGCTCGGCGTCGAAGGCCTCGCGGCTGTCGAACTGCTTGTGGTCGACCACCGCCGTGGCGATCCGCTGCTCGCGCGCGAAGGCCAGGCCGCCGGCGTCGGGCCGGTTGCTGATCACCGCCGCCACCCGCGCGCCGTAGCGCTGCTCCCAGTGCCCCTGCCGGGCTGCGCGCACGATGGCCGCCATGTTGGAGCCGCCGCCGGAGATCAGGATCACGATGTTCTTCATGCCGGCGGCGATTATCCCCAGCCGCCGTGGACGCACCGCGCTGGCGCGCTCCACGGACGCGCTGGCGCCCCGCCGCGCCATGCACTGGGCGGCGCACGGGCGACAGCCCGAAAAGCACGGGCGTGCTAGAAACGGGCGTTGCACGGATTGCCGGAGACGAGAACGATGGATTTGGCTTTCACCCCCGAGGAACAGCAGTTCCGCGAACAGGTCCGCGCCTGGGTGCGCGAAAACCTGCCGCAGGACATCTCGACCAAGGTGCACAACAGCCTGCACCTGAGCCGCGACGACATGCAGCGCTGGGCGAAGATCCTGGGCCAGAAGGGCTGGCTCGGCTATGGCTGGCCGAAGGCATTCGGCGGCCCCGGCTGGACGGCCGTGCAGAAGCACCTGTTCGAGGAAGAGTGCGCCCTGGCCGGCGCGCCGCGCATCGTGCCGTTCGGGCCGGTGATGGTGGCGCCGGTGATCATGGCCTTCGGCTCGCCCGAGCAGCACCGGCGCTTCCTGCCCGGCATCGCCAGCGGCGAGGTGTGGTGGAGCCAGGGCTACAGCGAGCCGGGCTCGGGCTCGGACCTGGCCTCGCTCAAGACCCGCGCCGAGCGCAAGGGCGACAAGTACATCGTCAATGGCCAGAAGACCTGGACCACCCTCGGCCAGTACGGCGAGTGGATCTTCTGCCTGGTGCGCACCAGCACCGAAGGCAAGCCGCAGACGGGCATCTCCTTCCTGCTGATCGACATGAAGTCGCCCGGCATCTCGGTGCGGCCGATCACCATGCTGGACGGCGGGCACGAGGTGAACGAGGTGTTCTTCGACAACGTCGAAGTGCCGGCGGAGAACCTGGTCGGCGAGGAGAACAAGGGCTGGACCTACGCCAAGCACCTGCTGTCGCACGAGCGCACCAACATCGCCGACGTCAACCGCGCCAAGCGCGAGCTGGAGCGCCTCAAGCGCATCGCCAGGTCCGAAGGCGTGTATGACGACCTGCGTTTCCGCGACGAGATCGCGAAGCTGGAAGTGGACGTCGTGGCGCTGGAGATGCTGGTGCTGCGCGTGCTGTCGGCCGAGAAATCGGGCAAGAACCCGCTGGATATCGCCGGCCTGCTGAAGATCAAGGGCAGCGAGATCCAGCAGCGCTACGCCGAGCTGATGATGCTGGCCGGCGGCCCCTACAGCCTGCCCTTCATCCGCGAGGCGATGGAAGCCGGCTGGCAAGGCGACTTTCCCGGCGGCGCCGCCGGCCTGGCGCCGCTGGCGGCCACCTACCTGAACATGCGCAAGACCACGATCTACGGCGGCAGCAACGAAGTCCAGCGGAACATCGTTGCCCAGACCGTGCTCGGCTGAGGAGGCAGGAATGGACTTCGATTTCTCCGACGACCAGGAACAACTGCGCGACGCCGTGCGCAAGTGGGTGGACCGCAGCTACGGCTTCGAGCGGCGCCGGGAAGCGGTGCGGGCCGGCGGCTTCGACCGCGCGACCTGGGACGAACTGGCCGGACTGGGCCTGGCCGGCCTGTACATCCCCGAGGAACACGGCGGCATGGGCATGGGCCCGGTCGAGGCCATGGTGGTGATGGAGGAACTGGGTCGCGGCATGGTGCTGGAGCCGCTGGCGCAGGCGCTGGTGGCCGGCGGCGTGCTGGCCGGCTACGCCACCGATGCGGTCAAGTCGGCCTGGCTGCCGAAAGTCGGATCGGGCGAAGCCTTGGTGGTGCTGGCGCACCAGGAGCGCAAGGCGCGCTACCGGTTGGACGTGTGCGACACCCGGGCCGTGCAACAGGGCGGCCAGTGGCGCGTGACCGGTGCCAAGAGCCTGGTGCCCGCGGGCGACCAGGCCGACGCGTACCTGGTGCCGGCGGTGGCCGGCGGCCGGATGGCGCTGTTCCTGGTCGAGCGCTCCGCCGCGGGCGTGAGCGCCAACGGCTACGTCACGGTCGATGGCAGCCGCGCGGCCGAGGTCCGCTTCGACCAGTCCGCGGCGACGCTGGTCACCGACGACGGCCTCGCCGCGCTGGAGCACGCCGCCGACATCGGCATTGCCGCCGCCTGTGCCGAGGGCGTCGGCGCCATCGACCAGACCATGGTCCTGACGGCCGACTACATGAACACGCGCAAGCAGTTCGGCGTGCCGATCGCCAGCTTCCAGGCGCTGCGGCACCGCATGGCCGACATGAAGATGCAGCAGGAGCTGGCGCGCTCGATGAGCTATTACGCCTCGCTCAAGCTGAATGCCCCGGCCGCCGAGCGCCGCCGCGCGCTGGCACGGGCCAAGTACCAGCTGAACGTGAGCATGCGCTTCATCGGCCAGAACTCGGTGCAGCTGCACGGCGGCATCGGCGTGACCGACGAGTACGTGGGCAGCCACTACTTCAAGAAACTGACCCAGCTGGAGATGACCTGGGGCGACACCCTGCACCAGCTGGGCGAGGTGTCGGCGCGCATGCAGGACACGGCTGGGGTCTTCGGATAACTCCCCCGAAGCGGCCTGCGGCCGCTCCCCCTCGTGGGCGCCACCGGCGGCCCGGCAAAGCCGGTTCCGCGGTGGCTCGCGACTGGGGCGGGTCTGCGCCCCTGGACACGGATTCAGGCGTGCAGGCGGGAGTTCTTGGGCAGGTGCGCCATCAGGAACTCCATCTGGTCCGCCAGGATGCGGCGGTTGCGCAGGATGAAGTCCTCCCACAGGCTGGGCACGTAGGGCGCATAAAGCAGCGGCATGTGCGCTTGCTCGGGCGTGCGGTTGCTCTTGCGATGGTTGCAGGCGCGGCAGGCGGTGACCACGTTCATCCAGTGGTCCTTGCCGTTCTGGGCGAACGGGATGATGTGCTCGCGCGTCAGCTCTTCCTCGCGGTGCCGGCTGCCGCAGTAGGCGCAGACGTTGCGGTCGCGCGCGAACAGCTTGGCGTTGGTCAGGCCCGGCTTGAGCTCGAACGGGTTGATATTGGGCACGCCCTTGGTGCCGATGATGCTGCTGACCGCGATCTGCGACTGCGCGCCGGTCAGCGCGTTGTGCCCGCCGCGGAACAGGGCGACCCGGGCACCGACTTCCCAGCGCACCTCATCGGCCGCGTAGTGCAGCACGGCCTGCTCCAGCGAGATCCAGGACTGGGGCAAGCCCTGGGCGGACAGCTTCAAGACCTTCAACAGTCACTCCTTCGGCAAGCAAGGCCAACGGGGAACCGGACAGCACGCACAATATACCCCGATTCACAGCAGCACTTCGAGCCACAGGCCTTCCCATGGGCGCCCGCTGCTATCGAAAAGATACCAAGCAGATGCAGATCTTCCGAGGCCTCCACCATCCGGGCATCGCACCGGCCTGTGCCGTGACGATCGGCAACTTCGACGGCGTGCACCGCGGCCACCAGGCCATGCTGGCGCTGCTGAACAACGAGGCGCGCCACCGCGGCGTGCCCAGCTGCGTGCTGACCTTCGAGCCGCACCCGCGCGACCACTTCGCCCGCGTGGCCCGCAGGCCGGAGCTGGCGCCGGCGCGCATCGCCACCCTGCGCGACAAGCTGTCCGAGCTGGCCGCCTGCGGCGTCGACCAGTGCGTGGTGCTGCGCTTCGACTCGCGCCTGGCCGGCCAGTCGGCCGAAGCCTTCATCCAGCAGGTGCTGGCCGAGGGCCTGGGCGCACGCTACGTGCTGGTGGGCGACGACTTCCGCTTCGGCGCCAAGCGCGCCGGCGACTACGCCATGCTGGACGCGGCCGGGCGGCGCGCCGGCTTCGACGTGGCGCGCATGAACAGCTACGAGGTGCACAACCTGCGCGTGTCCAGCTCGGCCGTGCGCGACGCGCTGGGGCGCGGCGACATGGATGCCGTGGCCGCCCTGCTGGGCCGCCCGTACAGCATCAGCGGCCACGTGGTGCACGGCCGCAAGCTCGGCCGCGAGCTGGGCTTTCCGACGGTGAACCTGCGCTTCTCGCACTGGAAGCCGGCCGCAAGCGGCATCTTCGCGGTGATGGTGGAGGGCCTGGCCGACCGCCCGCTGCCCGGCGTGGCCAACCTCGGGATCCGGCCCTCGCTCGATCCCGACGACGTCAACGGCGGGCGCGTGCTGCTGGAGACGCACTGCCTGGAGTGGCCCGCGCAGCTCGGCCAGGAGGGGGGCTACGGTAAAATCATCCGCGTGGACCTGCTGCACAAACTGCACGACGAGCTGAAGTACGACAGCCTGGATGCGCTGCAGGCCGGCATCGCGCGCGACCGCGAAGACGCCCGCGCGTACTTCGCTTCCACGCACGCCGAGACCCGGCGGCAGACCACGCGCGACCGAATTTAGCGCGGTGTCCTTGCGGGCTTGCCCCCGGATCGGGTCCGGGTCGAGCCCGCCCTCCATGCCCCCTGCCGCCGCCCGTGGCTGCCTGGCCAGGCCCGGCATGACATGTCCCCCGATGCACCGCCGAGGCTTCCCATGACCGACAAGACCGACTACCGCGCCACCCTGAACCTGCCGGACACGCCCTTTCCGATGCGCGGCGACCTGCCCAGGCGCGAGCCGGGCTGGGTGCAGGAGTGGCAGGACCAGGGCCTGTACAAGCGCCTGCGCGACGCCCGCAAGGGCCGCCAGAAGTTCATCCTGCACGACGGCCCGCCCTACGCCAACGGCCAGATCCACATGGGGCATGCGGTCAACAAGGTCCTGAAGGACATGATCGTCAAGGCGCGCCAGCTCAAGGGGCTGGACGCGATCTACATCCCGGGCTGGGACTGCCACGGCCTGCCGATCGAGAACGCGATCGAGAAGAAGCACGGCCGCAACCTGCCGCGCGACGAGATGCAGGCCCGCAGCCGCGCCTTCGCCACCGAGCAGATCGCCATCCAGATGGCCGACTTCAGGCGGCTGGGCGTGCTGGGCGACTGGGAGCACCCCTACCTGACCATGAATTTCAGCAACGAGGCCGACGAGATCCGCGCGTTCAAGCGCGTGATCGAGCGCGGCTTCGTCTACCGCGGCCTCAAACCGGTGTACTGGTGCTTCGACTGCGGCTCCTCGCTGGCGGAGTTCGAGATCGAGTACGCCGACAAGAAGAGCCAGACGCTGGACGTGGGCTTCGAGGCGGATGAACCAGCCAAGGTGTTCGCGGCCTTCGGGGCGCCGACGGCCGCGGGCAAGCCTGTTTTCGCCGTGATCTGGACCACCACCGCCTGGACCATCCCGGCCAACCAGGCGCTGAACCTGAACCCGGAGCTGGACTACTCGCTGGTGGACACCGAACGGG
The sequence above is a segment of the Ramlibacter tataouinensis genome. Coding sequences within it:
- the purN gene encoding phosphoribosylglycinamide formyltransferase, whose protein sequence is MKNIVILISGGGSNMAAIVRAARQGHWEQRYGARVAAVISNRPDAGGLAFAREQRIATAVVDHKQFDSREAFDAELAAAIDRHQPGLVVLAGFMRILTPGFVARYQGRLINIHPSLLPAFPGLHTHRRALEAGCRVAGASVHQVTAELDFGPILEQAVVPVLPGDTEQSLAARVLTQEHRIYPRAIESLLRAGA
- a CDS encoding acyl-CoA dehydrogenase family protein; the encoded protein is MDFDFSDDQEQLRDAVRKWVDRSYGFERRREAVRAGGFDRATWDELAGLGLAGLYIPEEHGGMGMGPVEAMVVMEELGRGMVLEPLAQALVAGGVLAGYATDAVKSAWLPKVGSGEALVVLAHQERKARYRLDVCDTRAVQQGGQWRVTGAKSLVPAGDQADAYLVPAVAGGRMALFLVERSAAGVSANGYVTVDGSRAAEVRFDQSAATLVTDDGLAALEHAADIGIAAACAEGVGAIDQTMVLTADYMNTRKQFGVPIASFQALRHRMADMKMQQELARSMSYYASLKLNAPAAERRRALARAKYQLNVSMRFIGQNSVQLHGGIGVTDEYVGSHYFKKLTQLEMTWGDTLHQLGEVSARMQDTAGVFG
- a CDS encoding HNH endonuclease, with amino-acid sequence MKVLKLSAQGLPQSWISLEQAVLHYAADEVRWEVGARVALFRGGHNALTGAQSQIAVSSIIGTKGVPNINPFELKPGLTNAKLFARDRNVCAYCGSRHREEELTREHIIPFAQNGKDHWMNVVTACRACNHRKSNRTPEQAHMPLLYAPYVPSLWEDFILRNRRILADQMEFLMAHLPKNSRLHA
- a CDS encoding acyl-CoA dehydrogenase family protein, whose protein sequence is MDLAFTPEEQQFREQVRAWVRENLPQDISTKVHNSLHLSRDDMQRWAKILGQKGWLGYGWPKAFGGPGWTAVQKHLFEEECALAGAPRIVPFGPVMVAPVIMAFGSPEQHRRFLPGIASGEVWWSQGYSEPGSGSDLASLKTRAERKGDKYIVNGQKTWTTLGQYGEWIFCLVRTSTEGKPQTGISFLLIDMKSPGISVRPITMLDGGHEVNEVFFDNVEVPAENLVGEENKGWTYAKHLLSHERTNIADVNRAKRELERLKRIARSEGVYDDLRFRDEIAKLEVDVVALEMLVLRVLSAEKSGKNPLDIAGLLKIKGSEIQQRYAELMMLAGGPYSLPFIREAMEAGWQGDFPGGAAGLAPLAATYLNMRKTTIYGGSNEVQRNIVAQTVLG
- a CDS encoding RsmB/NOP family class I SAM-dependent RNA methyltransferase, whose amino-acid sequence is MHPKALLQACSDLLEQVLKFEHPADAVVSRWFREHRNLGPRERATLTETVYAVLRRKLLFEHLARSGSGSRARRLAILGFHGDRDFLKSALDEAEKRWLDACDAVQPAELLEPHRHNLPEWLAQPLRQQLGDEFQALAESLNQPAPLDVRVNVLTDKREDVRHELELAGLQAAPTPYSPWGLRLDGKPALARLDAFARGAIEVQDEGSQLLSLLLEARRGEMVVDFCAGAGGKTLALGAAMRNTGRLYAFDTSAHRLDALKPRLARSRLSNVHPAAIAHERDDRIKRLAGKIDRVIVDAPCSGLGTLRRNPDLKWRQGPQVVQEMAQLQAAILRSAARLLKPGGRLVYATCSLLPDENEAIAQAFSADMPGFSPLPVAGILQHLGIAGDRLTSGGSAGDQYLRLWPHRHGTDGFFAAAWQRA
- a CDS encoding bifunctional riboflavin kinase/FAD synthetase, with the translated sequence MQIFRGLHHPGIAPACAVTIGNFDGVHRGHQAMLALLNNEARHRGVPSCVLTFEPHPRDHFARVARRPELAPARIATLRDKLSELAACGVDQCVVLRFDSRLAGQSAEAFIQQVLAEGLGARYVLVGDDFRFGAKRAGDYAMLDAAGRRAGFDVARMNSYEVHNLRVSSSAVRDALGRGDMDAVAALLGRPYSISGHVVHGRKLGRELGFPTVNLRFSHWKPAASGIFAVMVEGLADRPLPGVANLGIRPSLDPDDVNGGRVLLETHCLEWPAQLGQEGGYGKIIRVDLLHKLHDELKYDSLDALQAGIARDREDARAYFASTHAETRRQTTRDRI